One Monomorium pharaonis isolate MP-MQ-018 chromosome 4, ASM1337386v2, whole genome shotgun sequence DNA segment encodes these proteins:
- the LOC105831956 gene encoding uncharacterized protein LOC105831956 isoform X2: protein MATISTTTTTTTTTTTTATGSATAMATEPRKSYHDLCRLCASFDAIRMDIFGQEGKNRQLVDKIQLFLPFKVMENDCLPKVLCYRCMFNLENFYDFRISCINATAWLERNKPKEGASNDGTNDGDGHAELLKGKENMPVLIPEAPVVNPNAALGTPPRLNSDGEADPEIEEILDTSEGTDEATVIDDSEDRRSEYEMAYEMDMETNPSDFLEMTPMVTEENEEECGTNNASAAATTQDTAVFPHASQQHEVYVCSLCNKAFSSKGHLSLHARIHVGEGDVIGERVITDDHTSYQRPYQCDLCHKSYSTAKHRWGHVSTTHRGHPAVTCAYCSRIYSTRYNLDEHIKSRHAGLPPPPELSVSHSRTETRYQCQTCPMVYTDLADFNAHRQICIQEQRTDLLGQTEAQNNKIFADTSDISSVDSDDENKDFRNAEAKLAKNPQLTILKQALTKGDNLKRNFDDDGSTSNGKPKKIIKSEEDETNPQKRWYCESCPQSFTSVDNLKEHEIRHDAEKPFICILCNKDFVLKSSLIRHITTSHGVDPTPIIDSNKCLKTTVISQNWNDQMDVSVYEQSEIKEPPELLSSPEINLENDDKDYKNNHENIEIETVFVCETCKRDFNDRASLWLHIRAMHKEYAAFTCGVCLKMCFNNTQLQNHVYMYHEKSKLLISEQRRYSCTICGRQHDSRKKLITHVSIHNVDPAFDPASFVKLNSNYYNENLNGNEGNEQVLDFDGEDGEKVDCYICYKSFPTEDHLIRHQRNAHKSDQIVSLGDAAGSGNTLSVNGNGNRAQYHLFFVCEVCGSSHSSKWERWLHINDTHSNESSIKCELETCGKIFATKSLRNEHLQHHAIQGPSPNTCEICGKLWPTRVDYWKHVMGVHADTVPLICGVCLKVFSDVIQLSTHVKAKHWPLTSGDFCCDICGRPYSNKSKMSRHRKIHGLEAAAMDAACDNSSFNEITNESVTNESVKPEHSNGASEIDLSCEQCPELSFTTLDSLCNHRRIVHNLFPCDLCNKCYGRTSHLWKHVNRVHKGHVDVTCPYCSKTSASRDHLAAHIAKIHRFMPAMGKDTQNCVTSKSLSVEDGVLHYCEKCNKGFHKRYLLRRHMKGCQNYRKDPGALLTRCRACERIFKDRASLQKHIENHHSTYTCHLCNETITSKLGIMTHNRVNHMDHPDLTCDYPSCKKLFRTKEDLEAHRKEHKYHSNPNVCDYCGDTVENKLKLKMHILSLHRNEIGVSCGVCLIPMKDPKDLKKHVEAEHSSVLSNPNTCQVCGKQYASKWKAFDHTKKCHGKVFITCKQCLAVFTDENDIRDHYEHVHNVPKDQLAIFEYRMDIGAKREGYETPDIIVKEEPDDLEFDEEMCDESSNDSRKRRRSPNDTYDCEMCPEIFLNSDTLAKHYQNVHNTDPVRMFKKFKKDDSKRKMRNRNNFECKNCKKQFSTKTLFWNHINVCARRNSIGGRFDMPNNVSTSILETHLKNNNQISREDSVPLTNESNLNIPDFNLFEDINLQLSAQKPVPNLMPLSQMKATGNGKCSRKDSRKVYDESTNTECTCEVCGKQWPAKKHLWQHLIRFHRAEAAVTCGVCLKLCKSYQDLADHLKAEHAPVLSPEGNNFTCKTCGRYHNARSKLLLHMSIHIGNFRCQKCQQSFVSEEKLIEHAASCSGKSEFEDHAVADEDNAKNDNDEKGSLIADETSVIEEAEEAEEADFESEGEGSRDIHNENNSENSEEDNSDNSDDSDSDSNSSSSEEENENEEEEEEEEEEDENENENESDTRTTSRASGDSVSCNSESDDESDMDETEMNTTEKKTLQMSDIGRFRICSEGIQRNVPIEKNVKDQKIDFTITATAVVEQTKQSNLNDLMTSGASANIDKFEAFRREESAKDTTSDVDMSNDNEDDGDNEEDDEENENEEEEEDGEESGEGEDDEEEEEGEAESESENEDEGEGEAVAEEEREEEREEEEEEEEEDEDEDDDDDDDDDDDDDDDGPPVLSPIMPLLPENESEEHSGTTDRTRHKLSPMVSLSMVKEDLEECEITEIPNDPENMSNAASFFVANNNDLPVTWDDNLDDNGIDNAECNSDIGDRDMEKNEEFSKEYEKMEMNEGDDFEEDSADENIVDNSREDDGDTQVHEMHNLDGTVLMVTNDAEGNQILIEQNMLDIDNEDSNIETAQYIYPENTYEIAEDYTQNEIGVIQTDEVQGDMSYVQDTSENEDNSMEGGVEETSSDVQKQ, encoded by the exons ATGGCGACAatatcgacgacgacgacaacgacgacaacgacgacgacaacggcgACGGGGAGCGCGACCGCGATGGCGACGGAGCCGAGAAAATCTTATCATGATTTGTGTCGGTTGTGCGCCTCCTTCGACGCCATTAGGATGGACATATTCGGCCAGGAGGGTAAAAATCGTCAGCTCGTCGACAAAATTCAGTTGTTCCTGCCGTTCAAG GTGATGGAAAATGATTGTTTGCCAAAAGTCCTGTGTTATCGATGTATGTTCAACTTGGAAAATTTCTACGATTTCCGAATTTCGTGTATTAATGCTACTGCCTGGTTGGAAAGAAATAAACCGAAGGAAGGC GCGAGCAATGACGGTACAAATGATGGCGATGGGCACGCAGAGCTTCTtaaaggaaaggaaaatatGCCAGTACTTATCCCAGAAGCCCCCGTAGTCAATCCCAATGCGGCATTAGGTACACCGCCAAGATTAAATTCGGATGGTGAAGCGGATCCCGAAATCGAGGAGATTCTCGACACAAGTGAAGGTACGGATGAAG CTACAGTGATAGACGATTCGGAAGATCGGCGATCGGAATATGAGATGGCATATGAGATGGATATGGAGACGAATCCTAGCGATTTCTTAGAAATGACTCCAATGGTAACCGAAGAGAATGAAGAGGAGTGTGGTACAAACAACGCGAGCGCTGCCGCCACTACTCAGGATACTGCAGTCTTTCCACATGCATCGCAACAACACGAAGTCTACGTCTGCTCTCTATGCAATAAAGCATTTAGTTCCAAGGGTCATTTGTCACTGCACGCAAGGATTCACGTGGGCGAGGGTGATGTGATCGGCGAAAGAGTGATCACTGACGATCATACTTCGTATCAACGACCGTATCAATGTGATCTTTGTCATAAGTCATATTCTACTGCAAAACATCGTTGGGGACATGTTTCTACTACACATCG ggGACATCCTGCAGTAACATGTGCGTACTGTTCTCGTATATACTCGACAAGATATAATCTTGATGAGCATATAAAATCGCGACACGCTGGTCTACCACCACCTCCAGAGTTATCTGTTTCTCATTCCCGCACGGAAACTCGATATCAGTGCCAAACGTGTCCGATGGTGTACACGGATTTGGCAGATTTCAATGCACATCGTCAGATATGCATCCAAGAACAACGTACAGATTTGTTGGGGCAGACCGAGGCACAGAACAATAAGATTTTTGCCGACACTTCTGACATTTCGAGCGTAGATTCGGACGATGAGAACAAAGACTTCAGGAACGCCGAGGCTAAATTGGCGAAAAATCCACAGTTAACTATATTGAAACAGGCGTTGACTAAGGGAGACAATTTAAAACGGAATTTCGACGATGATGGTTCGACATCCAACGGCAAgccgaaaaaaataattaagtcag AAGAGGACGAGACAAATCCTCAGAAGAGATGGTATTGCGAATCTTGTCCACAAAGTTTTACATCGGTAGATAATTTGAAGGAACACGAGATCAGACACGACGCCGAGAAGCCGTTTATCTGCATATTATGCAACAAAGATTTTGTTTTGAAATCTTCATTAATTAGACACATTACAACGTCACACGGCGTTGATCCTACCCCTATCATTGACAGTAACAAGTGTCTAAAAACAACAGTAATCTCTCAGAATTGGAACGATCAAATGGACGTCAGCGTTTATGAGCAAAGTGAGATAAAAGAACCACCAGAGCTCTTATCTTCACCTGAG ATAAATTTGGAGAATGATGACAAAGATTATAAGAACAACCATGAGAATATAGAAATTGAAACAGTATTTGTATGTGAGACTTGTAAGAGAGATTTCAATGACCGAGCGTCATTGTGGTTACATATACGAGCAATGCATAAAGAATACGCTGCATTCACTTGTGGAGTATGTCTAAAGATGTGCTTTAATAATACACAACTTCAAAATCATGTCTATATGTATCATGAAAAGTCTAAACTCTTAATATCAGAACAAAGAAG GTACAGTTGCACAATATGCGGTAGACAGCATGactcaagaaaaaaattaatcactcATGTCTCAATACATAATGTTGATCCTGCCTTTGATCCTGCAAGTTTTGTAAAgttaaatagtaattattataatgaaaatttgaatGGTAACGAAGGAAATGAACAAGTATTAGATTTTGATGGAGAAGATGGCGAGAAGGTCGATTGTTACATTTGTTACAAATCTTTTCCGACTGAGGATCACCTAATACGGCATCAGAGAAATGCTCATAAG TCTGATCAAATAGTTTCATTAGGAGACGCCGCGGGTAGTGGAAATACTCTGAGCGTTAATGGTAATGGTAATAGAGCGCAAtaccatttattttttgtttgcgaGGTGTGCGGTAGTTCCCATTCAAGCAAATGGGAGCGCTGGTTGCATATCAATGACACACATAGCAACGAATCTTCTATTAAA TGCGAATTGGAAACTTGCGGAAAAATATTTGCGACAAAGTCGCTACGCAATGAACATCTCCAACATCATGCTATACAAGGACCCTCGCCAAACACCTGCGAGATATGCGGGAAATTATGGCCTACTCGTGTCGATTATTGGAAACACGTGATGGGCGTACACGCGGACACAGTACCTCTAATTTGTGGAGTTTGTCTCAAAGTATTTTCCGACGTTATACAATTAAGCACGCACGTGAAGGCGAAACATTGGCCGCTAACCAGTGGTGATTTTTGTTGTGATATTTGTGGTAGACCGTACTCCAATAAATCGAAGATGTCTCGGCACCGAAAGATCCACGGCTTGGAGGCGGCGGCCATGGACGCCGCATGTGACAATAGCAGTTTCAACGAGATTACCAATGAGTCGGTCACCAATGAGTCGGTGAAGCCTGAGCACAGCAATGGCGCTTCGGAAATAGATTTAAGTTGCGAGCAGTGCCCTGAGCTTAGCTTCACAACACTCGACAGTTTGTGTAATCATCGACGGATAGTGCACAACCTTTTCCCGTGTGACTTATGTAACAAATGCTATGGGAGAACGTCACATTTGTGGAAGCATGTGAACAGGGTGCACAAAGGTCATGTGGATGTGACTTGTCCTTACTGCTCGAAGACGAGCGCGTCGAGAGATCATCTAGCAGCACATATCGCCAAGATTCACAGGTTCATGCCTGCGATGGGTAAAGACACTCAGAACTGTGTCACCTCTAAATCTCTAAGCGTGGAGGATGGTGTTTTGCATTATTGCGAGAAGTGTAATAAGGGCTTTCATAAGCGCTATCTGCTCCGTCGCCACATGAAAGGCTGTCAAAACTATCGTAAGGATCCCGGTGCGTTGTTGACGCGTTGCCGAGCCTGCGAGAGGATATTCAAGGATCGTGCGAGTTTGCAGAAACATATTGAGAATCATCACAGTACGTATACCTGTCACTTGTGCAACGAGACGATCACCTCCAAGCTGGGCATTATGACGCACAATCGCGTCAATCATATGGATCACCCGGATCTGACGTGCGATTATCCGAGCTGTAAGAAACTCTTCCGCACCAAAGAGGATCTGGAAGCCCATCGGAAGGAGCACAAATATCACAGCAACCCGAACGTTTGCGATTATTGTGGTGACACTGTGGAAAACAAACTGAAACTAAAGATGCACATATTATCGTTGCATCGAAACGAGATCGGCGTGTCCTGTGGCGTTTGCCTCATTCCTATGAAGGATCCGAAAGATTTGAAGAAGCACGTCGAAGCGGAGCACAGTAGCGTTCTCTCCAATCCGAACACGTGCCAGGTATGCGGCAAACAATATGCGTCCAAATGGAAGGCCTTCGATCATACAAAGAAGTGTCATGGCAAAGTTTTTATCACGTGCAAACAGTGCTTAGCAGTTTTTACCGACGAGAATGACATACGCGATCACTATGAACATGTACATAACGTTCCGAAGGATCAATTGGCTATTTTTGAATACAGAATGGATATTGGTGCGAAGAGAGAGGGCTATGAAACTCCCGACATTATTGTAAAGGAAGAGCCGGATGACTTGGAATTCGACGAGGAAATGTGCGACGAGAGCTCGAACGACTCTCGCAAACGCAGAAGATCACCAAACGACACATACGACTGTGAGATGTGTCCTGAGATCTTTCTCAATTCGGACACTCTCGCCAAGCACTATCAGAACGTCCATAACACCGACCCCGTCCGTATGTTCAAGAAATTCAAAAAGGATGATAGCAAGCGCAAGATGAGAAACAGAAACAATTTTGAGTGCAAGAATTGCAAGAAGCAGTTTTCTACCAAGACCCTATTCTGGAATCACATTAATGTATGTGCGCGTCGAAACTCGATAGGTGGTAGATTCGACATGCCGAATAATGTCTCGACATCAATTCTGGAGACTCATCTGAAGAACAATAATCAGATTTCACGAGAGGACTCGGTGCCGCTAACGAACGAATCCAACCTAAACATTCCCGACTTTAATTTATTCGAAGACATTAATTTGCAGTTGTCGGCCCAAAAACCTGTGCCGAATCTTATGCCATTGTCACAGATGAAGGCGACGGGTAACGGCAAATGCTCGAGAAAAGACTCGCGTAAGGTCTACGACGAATCGACCAATACTGAATGCACATGCGAGGTTTGTGGCAAACAATGGCCTGCCAAAAAACATTTATGGCAACATCTAATTCGATTCCATCGCGCCGAGGCCGCCGTTACGTGTGGCGTATGCTTGAAACTATGTAAATCTTATCAAGATCTGGCCGATCATTTGAAGGCCGAGCACGCCCCTGTTTTGTCGCCGGAGGGAAACAACTTTACCTGCAAGACGTGCGGCAGGTATCACAATGCGAGAAGTAAATTGTTGTTGCACATGAGCATTCACATTGGGAACTTCCGATGTCAAAAATGCCAGCAGAGTTTCGTGAGTGAAGAAAAACTCATCGAGCATGCAGCGAGTTGTAGTGGTAAATCGGAGTTTGAAGATCATGCGGTGGCGGACGAAGATAACGCAAAGAATGACAACGACGAGAAGGGCAGTTTAATCGCTGATGAGACGTCAGTTATCGAAGAAGCAGAGGAAGCAGAAGAGGCGGATTTTGAATCAGAAGGCGAAGGCAGTAGGGATATTCACAATGAAAACAATTCGGAGAATAGCGAAGAAGACAATTCGGATAATAGTGATGATTCAGATAGCGATAGCAATAGTAGTTCGAGCGAAGAAGAAAACGAGAacgaagaggaagaggaagaagaggaggaagaagatgAAAATGAAAACGAAAATGAGTCTGATACAAGGACCACTAGTAGAGCGAGCGGTGACAGTGTATCGTGTAACTCCGAGAGTGATGACGAATCAGATATGGATGAAACGGAAATGAATACAACGGAAAAGAAAACACTACAAATGAGCGATATTGGTAGATTCAGGATATGCAGCGAAGGCATTCAAAGGAACGTGCCGATAGAGAAAAATGTCAAGGAtcagaaaatcgattttaccATTACTGCAACTGCAGTTGTAGAACAAACTAAACAAAGTAATTTGAATGACCTCATGACTTCCGGTGCATCCGCGAATATAGACAAATTTGAGGCGTTTCGTCGCGAGGAATCTGCTAAAGATACGACGAGTGATGTAGACATGTCTAACGATAATGAAGATGATGGCGATAACGAAGAAGATGATGAAGAGAATGAAAatgaggaagaagaagaagacggTGAAGAAAGTGGTGAGGGTGAAGATgacgaagaagaggaggaaggtGAGGCTGAATCTGAATCTGAGAATGAGGATGAGGGTGAAGGTGAAGCCGTAGctgaggaagaaagagaggaagaaagagaggaagaagaggaggaagaggaagaagatgaagatgaagatgatgatgatgatgatgacgacgatgatgatgatgatgatgatggaCCACCCGTGTTAAGTCCAATAATGCCTTTGTTACCGGAAAACGAATCTGAGGAGCACAGCGGTACAACAGATCGCACGAGGCACAAGCTCAGTCCAATGGTTTCGCTGAGTATGGTTAAAGAAGATCTGGAGGAGTGCGAAATAACAGAGATACCAAATGACCCGGAAAATATGTCGAACGCAGCCAGTTTCTTCGTGGCTAATAACAACGATCTGCCCGTAACATGGGACGATAATTTGGACGATAATGGAATCGACAATGCCGAATGCAACTCGGACATTGGTGACAGAGATATGGAGAAAAATGAGGAATTCAGTAAGGAGTatgaaaaaatggaaatgaaCGAGGGCGACGACTTCGAGGAAGATTCTGCGGACGAGAACATAGTGGACAATAGTAGGGAGGATGATGGAGACACTCAAGTGCACGAGATGCATAATCTGGACGGAACTGTGCTAATGGTGACTAATGACGCGGAAGGTAATCAGATTTTAATAGAACAAAATATGTTAGATATCGATAACGAGGACTCGAATATCGAAACAGCGCAGTATATTTATCCAGAAAACACTTATGAAATTGCGGAAGATTACACGCAAAACGAAATCGGCGTTATACAGACGGATGAGGTGCAAGGTGATATGTCCTACGTTCAAGACACTTCGGAAAATGAAGATAATAGTATGGAAGGTGGTGTCGAGGAAACTAGCAGTGACGTGCAAAAACAGTAG